Genomic DNA from Triticum dicoccoides isolate Atlit2015 ecotype Zavitan chromosome 4B, WEW_v2.0, whole genome shotgun sequence:
TGTCTCCGGTGGCTCACCGTATTATTAGTAGGAACCAAACGGCTTTTTTTCGTGGTCGCAACATCTTGGAGGGCCCgttggccctccaagagatcgttcACTCGCTCAAACATAGTCGCCATCCGGCAATACTTCTGAAATTAGATTTCGAGAAGGCATACGATCGAGTGAATTGGGAGTTTCTCCGACAAACccttctggatcgaggattttcggcAGTTTGGGTTCACCGTATGATGCAATTGGTCTCGGGAGGCCAAACGGCGATAGCGGTGAacggagaagtagggaacttcttccgcaacaagcgTGGGCTGCGTCAAGGGGACCCAGCCTCACCGTTGCTTTTCAACTTTGTGGCAGACGCCTTGGGCGCCATGCTAGACAAAGCTCGCGTTGCTGGCCACATCAGGGGAGTGGTCGGCAATCTGATTCCGGGAGGGGTGTCGCACCTACAGTATGCGGATGACACCCTACTCCTTTTTCAGCCAGACACACACAGCATAGCAACGGTTAAGGCCATCTTGCTGTGTTTTGAACTTATGTCCGGActaaaaattaacttccacaagtgTGAAGTGGTGTCCATAGGGATGGGCGCGGTCGAAAATGAACGGGTGGCCAACTTGCTGAATTGCAAGCTTGGAAAGTTCCCGTTTACCTACCTCGGCCTCCCGATCGCAGAGAAGAAATGCTCGATTGCCGATTGGGAACCTCTCAACACTAAGGTGACGGACCGGGTATGTCCATGGAGAGGTCGATTTATGTCATCAGGGGCACGACTAATCCTTACTAACTCTAGCCTCTTGTCCCTACCCATGTTTGCCATGGGTATGTTCTTGTTGGCTGATGGGGTCCATAAGAAAATGGACACTCCTCGGGCACGTTTCTTTTGGGAAGGTGCGGGCCCTAAACGGAAGTACCACATGGTTAAGTGGCAAGCCGTCTGTAGACCTAAAGCCCAGGGGGGCCTCGGAGTCATCAACTCTAAGCTGATGAACATTGCTCTTATGTGCAAGTGGATCTGGAAGCTGTCCCAGGGAGGGACCGGTCTCTGGATTGACCTCCTCCGTGCCAAGTACTTCCCGCATGGGAATTTCTTTGAGGCATCTCCTCTCGGGTCACCTTTCTGGACCTCCATCCAATTCCTCAAACCATACTTCGCCAGGGGCGCGAGATTTACGGTTAACAACGGCCGCTCCATCCGGTTTTGGCATGACGTTTGGATTGGCCAGCAACCTCTTTGGTCTGAGTTCCCCCATCTCTACTCCATCGCGGTTGAGCCCAATCAACTGGTGGCGTCGGCCCTCAGCACCACCCCGCCCCCCATATACTTCCGAAGGGAGCTCGTGGGACCGGAGCGGTCCGAATGGGATCACTTGCGGGCTATGACTGCGACCGTAAGCTTATCGGACTCCGTAGATGAGGTCTCTTGGAGACTTTCGGGCTCTGGCAAGTTCACCGTCAAGTCAATGTATAGAGAGCTGTGCCGCGGGCATGCCCCTATGGCAGCCACGGGACTTTGGAAGGCGCGAACCCCGCTAAAAATTAAGGTCTTCCTTTGGCAATTATGTCAGGACCGCCTCCCTACCTCTATCAATATTGCTAAGCACAATGGCCCTGCTTCCGGACCGTGCGCTTTGTGTCATAACACGGAAGATGCTGACCACGCGTTCTTTCGCTGCCCTTTGGCGCGGTTTGCTTGGAGTGCGGTCAGGGAGGCCGCTGGGGTGGATTGGGATCCACGCTCACGCTCTGAGCTTGTGTCTTACTTATCTTCAATCCCGGGCTCTTTGCACCGGATAATGTGGACGTGTGCTTCGGCCTTGCTATGGGCCTTATGGCATATTCGTAACAAGTTTACTATTGAGGGAGCGTTTCCCTCTCACCCCGCTGATGTTATCTTCAAATGCATCTTATTCTTGCAGCAGTGGGCTCCGCTGGGAAGACAACAGGATGCTGACCTCCATCGACAAGCTATCGCGCGGCTCCGCACCGTTTACTCGGTGTCCCGAGCCCCATCGCCTCCTCCGTCTGCTGCCTTATAGGGATAGGTGGTCCTTTTGGTCCCGCTACTTTGAGCCTGCGTGCTCGTTATTCTGGCTAGCTAGGCCATGTAATGCACTTATCTCCGCTCTCGCCTTTTGGCTTTCTTCGAAACTTGGCTTCCTAGCTTCGGTTGCCGTTTAGTTGGTCTTGTTCCATGTATGCACGCTGCCTATTGTtgagggctttattaatttaaagccggacgtctcTGACGTTTATGTTCTAAAAAAAAAAGACAGGTTTTGCCCAGCTCGAGTAAAGGagagacgatgatggccatatgcCTTCGGCTCGCGATGCGTGGATCTGATTGTAATCTTTGTTGTTGTCGTTTAGGGAAGCAACTAACCAACGGTTATCCTTTGGGGCTCCCGTAAGGATCATTTTGGGGCTCTTGTAAGGATTTTGTTGTTGTTGTAATTTTTGTTATTATGTTTGATGTTTTTtatactaccatgattgaagataaaTGGATTGAAAGTTTCTCATGAAAAAAAGGGTATGGTATATTTTTCCGCTTTTCCTAGTCAATCAATAATACAATCACAACGTCAAGAAAGCGTACTAAAACACCGCATTTGATAGACGAAATTGATGTGCACACTGACATGTTGTGCCCAATGCGCAGCCGATACAAAACTCTGCACCGTGAGATAGCATCAAATTTACAAACGGCCTGATGGGAACCGCCGGCTGACTATTGTGTGAAAAGTTTCGGCTGCCTAGCAATGCTCTTTGATAAAAGAAGAACACTTCATCTTTCCCATTGGCCAAATCATTTTTAATCTTCATGAAATCCTAACACCACCAACGACGTAGCGAATAGCCGTCCAAACCTTTCTGTATGAAAGGAGATATGGCAGTTATTATTTGAACCGGCTACACCGAGATCGTAAGAAAGGAAACACAGGACAAGTGCGCTCGCAAGTCGCAACAACACGTCACCTAAACAAGTCCATTCCGCCGGGCCATCGGGTGGTATCATATGAATGAACTCCCTAAACCATGTCGGAGAGCACGTTGGCGGCGGCGGACAGCGCGGCGCCGGTGATGGCGCACTGCACAACCCGCTCGTGCGAAGCGTTGTCCGAGGTCAGCGCGACCGCAGCGCCGGTGACGGCGCCCGGCACCGCGCTGTTCTTCCAGTCGTGGGTCCCGCGCACCTCCGCGAGACCGTAGGTGAGGCCGGAGTGCATCCCGGCCGCGAGCCCTGCATCGAGTCTGCAACGTTAACAAAGCTCGGCAACCTCAAGAACCAGCAACAACATCAACAAAATTATAAGGGGAGCACTGTTTACCCCACTGGAACGACTCTTTGCTGACGCTTTTCACCTGAGAAGAGCAACAGAAAATATGATTAAGGAACAAGGATTGACAGTGCCAAAATGACGGGTTCTTGGTAGCAAGAAGTGGGCGTTGCTTCCTTACCATAGCCTCTGCTGACTTGCTGTTGCTCGTCCCTCCTTTCCAAtcaaaaaagagaagagaaggaaacaTACGTGAATCAGTCTAAACTCTGTAAATCAAACCGCCAATTAGTTCCGATGGTGAAAATTGGAATTACCATTGAGGTCCGGGAACGTCCGTTTCCTGCTGCCGGTGGCGCCCGACACCGCTCCGGTGCCCCCAGACTCGCCTGCAGAACCAAATCGAGCCAGGACCAAAAACAGAGTTAGCCCTCCACATAGTCCGGCAGCCGCAGCAGTAGTTCTTTCTTAAGTAAGCAAAAGAACTTGTTCTAATGGCACTAGCATAAATGGTTTGTTACCTTCGATTGCCATGAAGTAGGAGTCCCGCGTGACGGCCTGTATCCCGCCGATCTGTCATAGCAGAAGTATCATCTTCACAAATTACGCATCATACGATGGAGAAAATCTACTAGCACTTGTACATAGCAGAATGGGTACCCCGGCGGCCTTGACGAAGCTGTCGGCGACGCGGTTGAGGAGCGGGTGGCCGAGGTCGAGCATCCAGTTCTTCTCCAGGCCGCGCACCTCCTCCACGAACTTGCGCGCCTCGTGGCTGCTCATCTTTGCTCCTTTTCCTCTGCTCTGCTAGCCAAGCTAAGCTACGGAGAAAAGCACAAGCACTGCAAGCTATGCGTGTACTGTAGACTGTAGTACAGTGGTGGCAAACGAGGGAGTGAACTTTGATTCTTTGAAGCCCGAGGTAGGAACATCGACAGCGAGACGACCAGAACCTGAGAACCGGACACGACACGTATGCCAGCGCCACGGACGCGTGGCCTCTCGCGGTTACTCGTGGCGCTCTTCTGGAACATGCGCTCGTGGGTATCTGTTCAATCCCACGTCTGACCCGTTTTTCCGttcaccaatttttttttttttgacataCGATCGCGGATGCTCACGTACACGCCGTACACTCATTCATCCATATGTAGCCATATGAGCACCTTTAAGATATTGGCTGAAAATATATTGAAATTGATGAAGTAACCGTAGATGCCTCATAGTGTAACCGCAGATGCCCTCATAGCGAACATCTTTGAAAAGTCTGAAAAAAAATACAAGCACCATTGTCAAATCTACAACTTCTCGGATTGATTCCACCCAAAAAATCTAACCATATGAGTTAATTCAGAC
This window encodes:
- the LOC119293678 gene encoding outer envelope pore protein 16-2, chloroplastic-like gives rise to the protein MSSHEARKFVEEVRGLEKNWMLDLGHPLLNRVADSFVKAAGIGGIQAVTRDSYFMAIEGESGGTGAVSGATGSRKRTFPDLNGGTSNSKSAEAMVKSVSKESFQWGLAAGMHSGLTYGLAEVRGTHDWKNSAVPGAVTGAAVALTSDNASHERVVQCAITGAALSAAANVLSDMV